One region of Sulfurisphaera ohwakuensis genomic DNA includes:
- a CDS encoding DEAD/DEAH box helicase — MVYLRYFKGLILSDAYAPGLKWSDELKAYSALAFKYRDVRKYFLEKGIEVEEDVIDSLPFPLIKDRIELRDYQAEAARAWLKEKRGIIVLPTGAGKTQVALKIVSIMKVATLIVVPTIDLITQWKERINKYLDFDPGIIGGGEDSLKGITVITYDSAYTRAEELGNKFPLLIFDEVHHLPSEGYSIMAQLFASPYRLGLTATPERDDGKHELYPVLVGPIVYRKTVEELAGKYIAKYKIKKLYVSLTDEEKKRYDELRKKLKDFLSSRGLKLQNLDDFHRLVKLAAKDKEAREALLAWHESLNIAVNSQSKIEKLREILQEYKNEKIIVFTRDTQMAYRISKTFLIPVVTYKTDKDEREEILQKFRDGEYRVIVASTVFDEGVDVPDATLAIVMGGYGTKRQFLQRLGRILRKKDKEALLIEIVTKGTADYRLSRRRRE, encoded by the coding sequence GTGGTATACTTAAGGTACTTTAAAGGGTTAATACTTTCTGATGCATACGCTCCTGGGTTAAAATGGAGTGATGAGCTAAAGGCTTATTCCGCATTAGCCTTCAAGTATAGGGATGTCAGAAAATATTTCCTTGAGAAAGGAATAGAAGTTGAAGAGGATGTAATAGACTCCTTACCTTTTCCATTAATTAAAGATAGAATTGAGCTAAGAGATTATCAAGCTGAGGCTGCAAGAGCCTGGTTAAAGGAAAAAAGAGGAATTATAGTTCTTCCTACTGGAGCTGGTAAAACGCAAGTGGCATTAAAGATAGTCTCAATCATGAAGGTAGCTACTCTAATAGTGGTTCCTACAATAGACCTAATAACTCAATGGAAAGAGAGAATAAATAAATACCTAGACTTTGATCCTGGAATTATTGGAGGAGGGGAAGACTCGCTAAAAGGTATAACAGTTATAACTTATGATTCTGCATATACAAGAGCTGAAGAGTTAGGGAATAAGTTTCCCTTGTTAATATTTGACGAAGTGCATCATTTACCCTCAGAAGGATACTCAATAATGGCTCAACTTTTTGCTTCTCCATATAGACTAGGACTAACAGCAACACCAGAAAGAGATGACGGAAAACATGAACTTTATCCAGTACTTGTAGGACCAATAGTTTATAGGAAGACCGTAGAAGAGCTAGCAGGGAAGTATATTGCGAAATATAAAATTAAAAAGTTATATGTTTCTTTAACTGACGAGGAAAAGAAAAGATATGATGAACTACGAAAGAAGTTGAAGGATTTTCTAAGTTCTAGGGGATTGAAGTTACAAAACTTAGATGATTTCCATAGATTAGTTAAACTAGCTGCAAAAGATAAGGAAGCTAGGGAAGCTTTACTAGCATGGCATGAATCACTTAATATTGCGGTAAACTCACAATCTAAAATAGAGAAGCTAAGGGAAATTTTACAGGAATATAAAAATGAGAAAATAATAGTATTTACTAGAGATACTCAGATGGCATATAGAATTTCGAAGACTTTTCTAATACCAGTTGTAACGTATAAGACTGATAAAGACGAAAGAGAGGAAATTTTACAAAAATTTAGAGATGGAGAATATAGGGTTATTGTTGCATCTACAGTTTTTGATGAAGGAGTAGACGTGCCAGATGCAACGTTAGCTATTGTAATGGGTGGTTACGGTACTAAAAGGCAATTTCTTCAAAGATTAGGAAGAATATTAAGGAAGAAAGATAAGGAGGCTTTATTAATAGAAATAGTCACTAAGGGGACTGCAGACTATAGGCTAAGTAGGAGAAGGAGAGAATAA